Below is a window of Flavobacterium sp. N2820 DNA.
AATTAAAGTTTGTTCTACACCTAATGATTCTAATGCAGGAATGTGGGTTGTAGATGTAACGATCACTTTCTTAATTGGTACTTCAATCGAAATAAATTGTTGCAAACTATCCGGAATTTGAACGTTTTTTTTGTGAAGGATATAAGTGTAATTGTTTTTTGCTTCGGGATAAGCATTAGATACTTTTACAATAGAAAAGCCATCGTATTTTTCAATAGAAAATCCTTCCGCATGTCGAATACTATTTTGTTCAGAAGTATTTAAACCTGTTTGATTCTTAGATTCTTTACATTGAATAAATCCTAACAACAGAATTATTAAAAAGATATAGTGGCGCATGAATTTTTTTTTGCAAAAGTAGTTCATTAACCACAAAGCGCACAAAGATTTTACACAAAGCACATTAAAAGGTTAAAATATTATGTTATCTGATTTTCAAAATAATGTAACAAATGATGCAAAGTGAATCCAACAAAACCATTAAATTTGTACTAAAAAAACATGAGAACAGATTCGAACGAGTTTATTTATGCTGTAGCTACAATTGTAATTGCGCACTTTGTAATTGGTTTTATTTGGTTATGGCGTAAGTTGAATAAGAAGAAGTAAGTTAAAGGTTAAATTCAATTTTATGAACATATCGTACTTTAACAACTTTACCTCTTTGCATAGCAGGAATAAAATTAGGCAATTCGTTGATTATTCGTTTTGCTTCGGTTTCAAAAAGTATCCCATATTTATCTTTTAAGTTCGATTTTACTCGTTCAATTGATACTTTTCCGTCTTTTTCAATTTCAAATTCTACAAAAACTTTACAATAGACTTTATTTTCTCTAGCTTCTTGCGGATAATTCATGTGTTTTTCTACATGTTTTTTCATTTCTTCATGAAAACATTCTCTTTGCAAGGTTTTTTCAGTTTTTTCACATGAACTAAAAAGCGGAACTTGTTCCACTACTGCTAATGGAATTGCCATATCTTCAAATTCTAAATCTCCAACTGCCGAATCTCCAACTTCTTTTACATTAACATTTTCCTGATCAGAAACTTTTATTTCTCGCACTTCAATTTTTTGAGCTTGTAAAAATGTAAAACTACTGATGAATATACATAAAACTAAAATCTTCATTTTGAATATATTTGAAAGTTTGAAAATCAAAGATATAAAATTAACATTGTAAACTTTCAAAAAATACTTACATTTGCACTCGAATTTTGGTTGTTGTTTCTGATTTTTTCAAAACAACATTAAAAGGGAATTAGGTGTAATACCTAAGCTGTACCCGCAACTGTAAGCTATAAAGCTTGTTATTATCTACAATACCACTGTTGGTAATTTAGAATTAAGAATGCTGAATTTAGAAATTTGATTTCTAACTTCTAACTTCTAACTTCTAACTTTCGATGGGAAGGTTGATAACAAGACGCAAGCCAGGAGACCTGCCACATTCGTTGAGTAACAAACTTTCGGGAAAAAAAGTTTGAGTATGGGTAAATTCTGTGCTTTTCTCCCCAATTTTATTAAAATTTTTATTAACCCTAAAATGAACAAAAAGTTTATTTGTTTGAGTGTATATTCACTTATAACAACTTTTGCGTATGCTCAAGAATCTGATACGCTAAAAGTAACCACACTAAAAGAAGTGGTCGTTTCTGATACAAAATTTGCGCAAAGCAAAGAAAAATCGGGTAAAATTATTGAAGTTATTACGGCTCAAGACTTGGAAGCTAAAAAAGGTCAAAATTTGGCGAATGTTTTAAGTCAAGTTGCAGGAGTTGAAATCAACGGAAATCAATCGTTTAGTGGAAAAAATTTAGGCTATTACATTCGTGGTGGTCGCAATCGTCAAGTTGCTATTTATATTGATGGTGTTCCAGTAACGGATGCTTCGGGTATTAATTTAGAATATGATTTGCGATTAATTCCAGTAGAACAAATTGAAAAAATTGAAGTAATGAAAGGCGCTTCGAGTACTTTGTATGGTACAGGAGCTGCAACAGGAGTGATCAATATTACTTTAAAAAAATCAGCTAAAAAAGGAATTTCGGGTAATGCTTACATCAATGCGGGAACACAAAATACTTCGGAAACGTCTAAAACCAATGCGCAAGATTTCAATCAAGGTGTCTCTGTAAATGGAACGATTCATAAAGTTTCCTATTTGACTACTTTAAATAGTACTGAAACCAAAGGAATGTCTGAAGCTTCAGGAAAAAATTTCGAAGAAGATGTGTTTTCGAGAGTAAATGTGTTACAAAAAATAGGTTTCAGAGCTTCTGATAAATTGAGTTTTGATTTTTTTGGGAGTTATGATCGGATAAAAAACACATTCGATAATTCGTTTGATGGTTTAATTGCTAATTCTGATGATTTGAATAATAAAAGTTTTTCTGAGCAATTTAGGGTTGGATTCTTACCAAAATACAACTATAATAAAGGCGAGTTTGCAATAAATGCAGGCGCTTCAGTTATTGATAGAATGGTAGATATTTCTAACTCATGGTCAGGAACAATTGATAGATATAATTATACGGGAAGAACCATTTCGATTGATGCTTTTAATAAATATAAGTTTAGTAAACAATTATTTGTAGTAGTAGGTACGCAATTTCAATACTTGGACATGGCACAAAAAGATGCTTTCACTGATGTGACAAGAGAAACCGCAAAGTTCAATTTAGTGGATCCTTATGCAACCGTAGTTTTTAATTCGGATTTTGGGTTAAATATCAATGCAGGTGCACGTTTTAATACGCATAGCGAATATGGAAATCAAGTAGTGTATAACTTTAATCCAAGTTTTTCTTTTGAAAAATTGCCTCTAAAAATTTTAGCTTCATATAGTACCGCTTTTATTACGCCAAGTTTATACCAATTATATGGGCCTTATGGGAATTTAGCCTTAACACCAGAAGAAAATGCAACGGCAGAATTTGGTTTCGAATCACAAATATTGAATAAAAAATTAACGATTAACGCGGTAGGTTTTTATCGTGAGGAAGAAAATACTTTCGGCTTTTATTATAATCCAACAACATTTGAATCTTATTACAACAATGTAATCGGAACATACAATGCAAAAGGGATAGAAACAAGTGTTCGCTATGCAATATCACCAAAATTTAATATTGGCGGAAATTATACATTTACTCAAGTAGAAGAGCAGTTAAACCGACTAATTCCAAAGCACAAAGCGAATGTTGATTTAAGTTACAAATTCAAACGAGGTACATTTGGCATCAATTATCAATATGTAGACCAACGAAATGATGCGTATTATGATTCAAATATTTGGGCTACTCAATCCATTACTTTACCAGCTTATCAAATTGTAAATTCAACTATTTCTTATGAATTAATGCCAAATCGTTTACAAGTTTTTGGAGCAGTAACTAATATTTTAAATGAAGATTTTCAAGAAGTAATAGGATACAACACAAGAGGAAGGAACTTTAAATTAGGTTTAAATTTTCTGTTTTAAAAATGTTTAATTGTTTGATTTTGAAAGGTTTTGGTAGTTTTCTATCAAAACCTTTTTTCTTTTTGTAACAAAAATAGATTACATTCGTCTTCATTATAAACCAACCTAATACAATGAACCAAAACGAGTTTATTCATATTATAACTCC
It encodes the following:
- a CDS encoding energy transducer TonB, producing MKILVLCIFISSFTFLQAQKIEVREIKVSDQENVNVKEVGDSAVGDLEFEDMAIPLAVVEQVPLFSSCEKTEKTLQRECFHEEMKKHVEKHMNYPQEARENKVYCKVFVEFEIEKDGKVSIERVKSNLKDKYGILFETEAKRIINELPNFIPAMQRGKVVKVRYVHKIEFNL
- a CDS encoding TonB-dependent receptor plug domain-containing protein — protein: MNKKFICLSVYSLITTFAYAQESDTLKVTTLKEVVVSDTKFAQSKEKSGKIIEVITAQDLEAKKGQNLANVLSQVAGVEINGNQSFSGKNLGYYIRGGRNRQVAIYIDGVPVTDASGINLEYDLRLIPVEQIEKIEVMKGASSTLYGTGAATGVINITLKKSAKKGISGNAYINAGTQNTSETSKTNAQDFNQGVSVNGTIHKVSYLTTLNSTETKGMSEASGKNFEEDVFSRVNVLQKIGFRASDKLSFDFFGSYDRIKNTFDNSFDGLIANSDDLNNKSFSEQFRVGFLPKYNYNKGEFAINAGASVIDRMVDISNSWSGTIDRYNYTGRTISIDAFNKYKFSKQLFVVVGTQFQYLDMAQKDAFTDVTRETAKFNLVDPYATVVFNSDFGLNINAGARFNTHSEYGNQVVYNFNPSFSFEKLPLKILASYSTAFITPSLYQLYGPYGNLALTPEENATAEFGFESQILNKKLTINAVGFYREEENTFGFYYNPTTFESYYNNVIGTYNAKGIETSVRYAISPKFNIGGNYTFTQVEEQLNRLIPKHKANVDLSYKFKRGTFGINYQYVDQRNDAYYDSNIWATQSITLPAYQIVNSTISYELMPNRLQVFGAVTNILNEDFQEVIGYNTRGRNFKLGLNFLF